Within the Cotesia glomerata isolate CgM1 linkage group LG6, MPM_Cglom_v2.3, whole genome shotgun sequence genome, the region attatattttcaaattattgttaaatacccTGCGAAGCCGGGGTAGACTGCtagtcattaatattattaattatttatctttaactTTCATCCATCAACTATATACTTTGTCAATTTATAACTGACAATTCTACTTTACGATATCAAACGctcaactattttatttacatcttgtttaaaaaatgtctagCCAATTCGATATTATTACGGGACGTTAaagtttgttaaataacatcGCTTACAAAACTATCTGATTTTTCTAACTCAAATGATAGTGCTATCATACTAACGTAAGGTTGGtgaaattagataattatcttTCGTTTTGACTAGCTTACAATCAATGCTGAGGAGCATTTCAATAATACAGtacacaataattatttacaatctaTTGTAGGACTACTTCGTACTTTGTGCATTATACCGATGAGTTTACTTAGCCCCTAACCGACACATGGTTGCCACTCAACTTTTGAGTACTTACAATAAGGCAATAAAACAAGGGTTTCTTGCGAGATAAAGACTCGGCTGTGAGAAAACTAAACCCGAGGTTTCCTCGTATAGTAATTCTAATACTATGTCCTTGAAACCATCTGTTTTGTGTTgatatgtttttaaaattttcttaaactcGACTCAACATAATTTTTCTACCAACAATGAATTTTACTTATTGAGTTACTGGCAACACacgtaatatttattttcaacgaCTAACGAAAAGGATATTTTGAACTTTTCAAAGACTTTAACTAGAAACACTTTTATACCAACATGTGTTATTTAGGCATTTCGAATTTCTACGTTATAACTATTTACTAGTTTCTACTTTCTCCTTTGTGTATTGTtcacaaaatatatgtgaCCGCCGGGTTCTATTTTATAGTTTTGCCAAAGATAATTTCTTCAAACTTGGcgtcatatattttatatatattattaacatgcttattcattatttttcaatcagaTTTGAGTATATATACTAACTATACCTAACAATAAGTTCGTTTTCCGAATTGTTAATCTTTGCAATTTGCAATAACTCcacattaataaaatcaatcattcTACTCTCTCATAGCTAACTAATATCCCATTGTAACGATTAAAAATCAAGGTGTTACTAAATTATATTGTGATTCTGATTAAGACTActgcttatttattttgaaaatgtatAGTTACTTATAACCGCGACAACATTCTTTGAAACCGCATAGCGAGTACTCACTACTTGATCGCGCAAGTATATCAATGCTACATCCGGTATGCATAATTCGGAGTTCtgcttcattatttattaatttactatttcttCATGTTATTACAATTACTACTTGCAATAactctttattaattatcgaGCAAGCATTACTAAGCCGACTTGATTATACCTATTAATACACTAACTCAAGttatatcataattaattatttttaacttctacaTTACCAAATTTATCGTTCATTATAACCATGACAATCAGTGTCGTATTACCAAATGAGCGATGATGAGTTGACCAGCTTAAGGCCCTGATTCCTCATTTGCTGATGAACTATTTTATCGTAATCATCCGTTGATGATGTCGCTTTGACGTTGAATCCAGTAACTTCTTTTGCGTTGAACTCATCATCCATTCTCTGCACCCGATTTCTGGTGAACTCGCTGAGAATGCAATTTCAGTTGCAAAACAGCTCACCATTGAGTTGTTCTGCTTCTTCATAATTCCACTTTCTCCAGATGCTTCAATCCTATTTCCTTCTGCAAGTACGATGCCTCTACGAAATCTATCTCAACCGCAGCTATGGATATTCTTAACTACTTCAATTTTCAGAGAAGTTACAATTTTCGAAGATGTAGTAACATGACCTTGGGTGATCTAACTACAAGGTAGCCAAATTTGATAATTGAGTCAAGTTGACCCAGCACTCAACCTATTGACCTTGAAACTGATGCGAAACAACAACATTTGcaacaacaattaattatttaattgaattgattCGTTAATTGCTGGGAGCGTTCCTCCTGGGGGTTTATacccgaggaatgttctagacctcttggGTTTGCAAGtcgtgaataattaattttattaatacagttggttaataattattaacatcttgagattggtttaaataaatctattttatattaattaaattctgaacacCGAGAAGGTTCCAATCGACACGACATAGTATTCGGTACCCGAGGTCAAAACGTGCTACGCGGTAACGAACGCTGGcatccattttgagcgcgcaaattccttgtgaattttattacgcaataaatcgtaaaattaacaactggattattattactatttacagcaattgaattatcttttattaagactatttattatcttgaattaaatattgatatcgtattaattttggaaactattttattatttggaaaattaagTATTAAGAAAATTGCGACGAAATTAGAAATTGATCCCACCGTGGATAGTTttcggaatttattttacgtcgagataatttgttgttaattaattatccagtcgacaataacaataataataattgtctagTCAGAAATTCCACGTGGTTGAATCTTATATTGAAATTGAAGCctgtgaaaattataataagtaaaatttaataccatTATTCCGGTAAAATTCTTTTGTAAAACTACTTATCAGTGTGGATTACGTCCgagaaatttagttaattttattgagaatATTCTGAGGATTATACAATGTgctgagtattaaactcgtggtaattttgaaataagttTAGGCGTCGATTTTAAGTCGGAAATTTTAggtagtaattattaattgtgaaaattgtttaagattttaatctcgagctaatgactgaataattttagtaagaaTTGAACGTTGacttttttggagtttaatcTTGTAATccagaaaataaaagtaaagtagagtcagtgtgtgtgtgagacgcgtgggttatgtgtgtgtgaATGCTACCAGCGTTTCTTCGCAAGCGAGCAGTCCGTTTGCGAGGTGTTTCGCTGGcatagagcgtgagggtccggtggacagcgcgacttagttagaaactgcggtatagacgctccataagagggtaccgtcaggattaagaattttgatagagcgtgagggtccggtggacagcgcgacgtAAGGATAGTGTGGAGTGTGTGCGTGAGCTGCAGAGGCTTCTTGGCTTACGTTGCAGTCACTAGGCTGTTGCTTCTGTAGCCAGGCGTTGTTGATAAGCCCTCGTACACTGATGTCTTTGTACGAGGTGTCTTGTTGATAAGTCGGAGTCGCCGGTTTTAGCCCGGAATCCTCCGTTAGATATAAGTTGTAGTAGCGACTTTTCAGGGGAAAGCGTGAAGTAAATTAGTTGTAAGTGAATTAGCTGTAAGTGAGCGGTGTACGTGGAAGGGCACGAGTTGTTATCATATTtcgttgttaaataaataccggtcatttttgttaaataaaaatttatttctttcagaccaccttcctccactctctttccctgtagattataagctcagctctaGTTTCCGGTTTCAGGAACCGAGatacaaaatcctggtggcgcccttgttGATTGAGAATCATTTCTGCTAGGTATTGTTTTActtctgttaaattaattaagaggcCAATGAGCGAAAAAACCACCCGTTACAAATTCAAGTGAAGTTCTCTTGCTGAAACTAAATCGATCAGTGAAGTTAACTGCTCTTCATCATCAATGAGCTTCCGGTTGGTTCGATTCGGGAAGAAGATTGAAAACTCGTTTTCCACAATTCCCAAAATTTTTGGTCCATATTTTGTGTTGACTTTCTTAATTTCCGTGATTTGATAAATCTTGTTCAGTTGCAGTTCTTCAAACTTTTTAGTTGGTAAAAAGTTCGGTAAgttgttgattttattgatagcaCTCAAAtccatttttgaattattaagctaagaaattaatagaaaataggtaataataatagtagaaattatttatgagatagaataatgaaataaatgacttATTTGATTTTCTGTAGAGTACacaattttgaatatttttaacaaaagacacaagttttttttaaactgaacGACTGATTGACGTAACTGCAGGCAGAGGACTGAAATTTGGAGGCAAGTAAGTATAACTTCCCACCAACGATCCCCTCCCAACGACGACAACACCAAAAACAGATTAAAACTTGTCGGATGACGTAACAACATGACGTAATCGAGAGAGGAGGGGTAAAACCGTTAAAATTCACGATGACGACGCGAAAAAAACAGGTTCAAACTTGTCGGATGACGTAAAAAACATGATGTAATCGAGAGAGAAAGGCTAAAAAACGTTAagattcagaaaaaaaactcTTAACCCACGTCGATAAAACAGAACATCTATTCGGTTTCAAACCGACTGTCAACAATACCCTACAGTCGATAACATAGATCACCAATTGACATCAAACTTACCTCAAATCGATAAATAAACTTCAATACCTCCATTTCATCCCACCAGAGCGGCGTAAGTATCGATCTTTCTCGCATATACTTATACCACAAGTCatttgaatatatataaaattcatcaTCACATCAAATAAGTGCATATCACATCAACACCAAAGCtgatacacacacacacacacacacacacacacacacacacagccaAAAGGTATCAGCTCTGCTGTTGGGGTGGTAGCATTTTGACCTCAACGAAATCCATCAACAAATCGATGATAATCCCCCAACAGTCGGTAAAAATCAATCACCAAATCGATGATAATCCCCCAACAGTCGGTAAAAATCGATCAACAAATCGATGATAATCCCCTAACAGTCGGTAAGTAGAGCACAAAAACCCACCATCGATATCGCAGAAACTCCACAAACAACCGTCGATAAGGCAGAAACCCAATGTCAGTACTGCAGAAATCTACTTTATCGGGGCATCAAACCGACCTTGTTTAGCTACTTGTGCGCCTTAATTAGGAATCCAATAAGAAATCGGGGACCAAATTTTTGCGATGATTCAATACTCAGTTCACTTTTCACTTATTTTCAATTCATCTATTTTAATATAGAGGATCTTCGAGATTATTCAACCAATCAAAATGAACCTgtacgtttttttttgtgttttaaaaactgcgtcgaatgcttttctaaataaaaaaaatcgaacaACGCATCCAAAAGTGAtagctttttaataaatacattttgagctaaaaatgtgaaaaacggTGCTTTCAGCTTGAAAAGTTCAAATATCCTCTAATAAAAAGTACATGACAAATGTATGAGGCCTCAATAACTCGGCATCTCATTGGTTGAAAGTCAAAACagcataaaaatatatgtaaactGACGACacaatatacatttttatacattatacatttttcaagatgCATGTATAGTGTATACTATACTATAGTGTACTTAAATAAACTATTCGTATCGTAACATGATTGGTCGAATCCACgtgaatatattaataatatttatttatatttaatttatttattattattaatttaatttattattattattattattataatattataatataaaataaaataaaataaaatttatatttaatttattataataattataataataacaatgataataataatattataataaaatataataatataatataattataaataaataaatatataaatataaaatataataataaatgataaattaaataaataattataatttattattattaaattattaaaatattattaatattatattaaaataaaattaaattaaatgaaaaaattaaaatatatgtacatattagatgtacatatacatatagGATAGGATCACTACACTATGTACATACTGAAAGAACTGTAGAGgaattattactaaatattactAAATAATGAAACTAAAGGAACTAGAGAAACTAAACTAGCATACGTTGCGCGCGCAAGAGTGGATAGTGGACAAGAGTGGATAAAGCTGGACAAAGCTAATAAAGACCTACTAGCAGCCGGAGATCGTACACGTGCTAAGtgccaattttttaatataaaattaattaataatagtggaCAAGAGAGGATAAAGCTAGAGTGTACACTTGCTAAGtgcttaattttttctttgataagGTGTATCGTTTTGCTTATTTTAATCAGACTAAACAATGGCAAGGCAATAcgtaattgacaattttacgTGTGATGAAGAGATAAGTCACTGGGTAGTTGATGATGATTGTATGTAAGTACTTTTCAGATACCTAtcgtttaaattattcttttaaatatgCGTCTCAGCCATTTTGATTGACTTTACTGATGCTATCAacattgattaataataactattattatttcattaatattattttctactttttaattttaatttgcagTGAGTTATGTGGTTATGTAGACGAAGTAGTAGGTATGAAAAAGGTGGTCGTCGGAAGAGCCTTCAATGACAGGATTATCAATCTTCTGTCAGTCATTGTTAATAATGGTGGCAACAGTCGAATCTGCGTTCTGTTTTGGGGAGACACAGCTACCCAACTTTTTGGTAACTTATCTGAACGATCCGTAAGTTTTATACATTATTTCAATAACATACATAGTAGATACAATGATAATAACCGATGTAATATTAATTCTACATTTGCTTCAGATCATTACTATCAAACGTGCAAAGGCGCAAAAACGGAATTCTCAGTTTCACGACCCAGAAGATGGTGTGGGACCCATTGAATTATCAACAACGCAAGTATCTACTGTTGttattgaaaactttttatttcacCCTCTAAAAGTTCCCATTCCACCACAACATCAAGGTAAGACtactttcaataattaattattattatatagtgataatataaatatataaatatcaattaaatatttcaggaAATTCCTGTTTAGTTCAACGAAGAAGCGAAGACCTACTTCAGGATTAAAATCAACTGCCGTTGATTAACTGCTGGCAGAAATATTTGCTTTTTTATTTGTCAGTTTGATTAAATTCTCgattcagttttttttttttaaagaagacttagttttctgtattttaatatattttttttttattatatctatCATTAGTTGTGATACTTATCGCAGTGTTAGTCAGTAAATACAAAGACTATTACATGTTACCGGTGTTATGTCCGAAAAATATGATCTTGGGATTCGGTAGCTGGACTATCGGAGGTTCGGATAACAGATGAATTTCCTTAACGAAAGTATcgttaagttttattttatgggTTCGCGAAGGTGAAAACCCCGGAGAGGGCCCTTGATTAAGACAATCGACCtcggaaataataataataacctccACTTACTATTGCGAATCTTGACTCCAACGATGATTCTTTCTTTGATTGGACTTTATCTTCCGTTGCTTGGCCGCTTCCTTCCTCCTGTTGGACTGGAGGTTAAAGGTTGAAGGTTGAAGGGCTTCTTAATTTATGAATGATGGTACACTTTGATTCAAGTTTTTAGGTTTATATTCAGATTAAAAGCCCTATGGGCAAACACGTCTTAATTTACACTATTCACTTATTaactaataacaatataaaaacaaGGTTGAAAGTTAATATGAGTTCGTAACCGGAGTAACGACTCCGGCAAACAAAAGTTCGCCGattataattcacaaaagGAAAAGATGATTTGAGAGTGGGACCAGGTCACCGGAACTGCGGGAATCTCGATTATCGTAAACACGAATCGTGGCTCGAAGAATCACAATCACAGAACTCGGAAATACCGTTAAGGAACTCGAAATTGGAAATAAAGGAAAagtgactaattaatttaataattgaagtcTGCCTACACGTGTCGGGGTGTAGGACTCACCCGGGCTCTAAGGCAGAACTGTTACCTTGTAAATGAGCTCTCGAATTATGGTGTTCACGTCTTTTATCACCTCGGTCGCGATTTGCAAG harbors:
- the LOC123267777 gene encoding uncharacterized protein LOC123267777, whose protein sequence is MARQYVIDNFTCDEEISHWVVDDDCIELCGYVDEVVGMKKVVVGRAFNDRIINLLSVIVNNGGNSRICVLFWGDTATQLFGNLSERSIITIKRAKAQKRNSQFHDPEDGVGPIELSTTQVSTVVIENFLFHPLKVPIPPQHQGNSCLVQRRSEDLLQD